One genomic region from Dehalobacter restrictus DSM 9455 encodes:
- the spoIIAB gene encoding anti-sigma F factor, with product MEVNKIILTFSSLPQNVTIARMLASSLGAQMDLALSELEELKVAVSEAVSNAIIHGYSNAPDQFVTLELEADETKISIQVTDNGCGIPDVNQAMQASYSTDPDRMGLGFIFMQSFMDELRVESEVNKGTKVLMVKYLSHNRPSSH from the coding sequence ATGGAAGTCAATAAAATAATCCTGACATTCTCGAGTCTGCCGCAGAATGTAACAATCGCCCGCATGCTGGCCTCTTCGCTCGGAGCCCAAATGGATTTGGCCTTAAGCGAGCTTGAAGAACTGAAGGTCGCTGTCTCTGAAGCAGTTTCCAACGCAATTATCCATGGTTACAGCAATGCACCTGATCAGTTTGTCACGTTAGAGCTGGAGGCAGATGAAACGAAAATTTCCATACAAGTAACCGATAACGGCTGCGGTATCCCCGATGTGAATCAGGCCATGCAAGCTTCTTATTCTACGGACCCTGACAGAATGGGACTTGGTTTTATCTTTATGCAGTCCTTCATGGATGAACTGCGGGTTGAGTCTGAAGTTAACAAAGGAACCAAAGTATTGATGGTGAAATACTTAAGCCACAACCGTCCGTCC
- a CDS encoding STAS domain-containing protein, with translation MNKRIERQTLHLYLEGELDMKNASELKSVIDLDIEKKGVRTVILHLDDLRFIDSSGLGVILGRYKKLLPLEGKLKIANAPPHIYRIMELSGLPKIIEFLPKEPAV, from the coding sequence ATGAATAAAAGAATTGAACGACAAACCCTGCATTTATATCTTGAAGGCGAACTAGATATGAAGAATGCCAGTGAGCTAAAAAGCGTGATTGATCTGGATATAGAGAAAAAAGGAGTCAGGACGGTGATCTTGCATCTGGATGATCTCCGTTTCATAGACAGTTCCGGTCTAGGGGTTATTTTGGGACGATATAAAAAACTGCTTCCTCTCGAAGGAAAACTTAAAATTGCCAATGCTCCGCCGCATATTTACCGGATCATGGAACTGTCGGGGCTTCCCAAAATTATAGAATTTTTACCAAAAGAACCTGCCGTATAA
- the spoVAC gene encoding stage V sporulation protein AC — MSESKLRSPSVAVTQEEYKQLTEKLSPKPTVLKNALSAFVVGGIICSFGQMIVNFYMNYLGLAKTAAQTAGTATLIMIGAILTGLGVYDTIVKYGGAGGIIPVTGFSNSMVSPALEYKREGYVFGVGGKLFTIAGPVLVYGITSSIIVGLIYLLIR; from the coding sequence TTGTCGGAATCAAAGCTCCGTTCTCCATCCGTTGCGGTGACCCAGGAGGAATATAAACAATTAACAGAAAAGCTTTCGCCAAAACCAACGGTTTTGAAAAATGCGCTGTCGGCATTTGTTGTCGGCGGAATCATCTGCAGTTTCGGCCAGATGATTGTCAATTTTTACATGAATTACCTCGGGCTGGCTAAAACGGCTGCTCAGACAGCCGGAACAGCAACGCTGATAATGATAGGGGCTATTTTGACCGGTCTCGGTGTTTATGACACGATTGTAAAATACGGAGGAGCCGGAGGGATCATTCCCGTGACCGGTTTTTCAAACTCGATGGTTTCACCGGCACTTGAATATAAGAGAGAAGGCTATGTGTTCGGTGTAGGCGGGAAGCTTTTTACGATTGCCGGCCCAGTTTTGGTTTATGGAATTACAAGTTCAATCATTGTTGGCTTGATCTATTTATTGATCAGATAA
- the spoVAD gene encoding stage V sporulation protein AD → MHSKRAGNQTVVFKQPPVILAGYNVVGPKEGQGPLKDTFDMVLKDSYGQEKTWEKTEIKMLETSMTRAAAKANVPLDSVDYNLAGDLLNQIISSNYAARKIGLPFIGLYGACSTMALSTALGAMLIDGGFASKVLCSASSHHETAERQYRFPNEQGNQRAMYAQWTVTGAGSILLAAQGEGPKITSATIGRVLDYGETDTNNMGAAMAPAVADTILNHLQDLSRQPDYYDLIITGDLGTVGLQLLLEVLKRSGLQLSNNFSDCGVMIYSSEQDTHAGGSGCGCSAVVLTGHLLNKLKSRELQKILFVGSGSLHSSVSSQQGESMPAIGHAVSIEMS, encoded by the coding sequence TTGCATTCCAAAAGAGCAGGCAATCAGACGGTTGTTTTTAAGCAGCCGCCGGTTATTCTGGCTGGGTATAACGTTGTCGGACCCAAGGAAGGACAGGGTCCGCTAAAAGATACTTTTGACATGGTCTTAAAAGACAGTTATGGGCAGGAAAAGACCTGGGAAAAAACGGAAATAAAAATGCTGGAAACTTCCATGACGAGAGCTGCGGCCAAGGCAAATGTTCCGCTGGATTCCGTGGATTATAACCTGGCAGGGGATCTGCTGAACCAGATTATTTCGTCGAACTATGCTGCCAGAAAAATCGGTCTTCCGTTTATCGGCCTCTATGGCGCTTGCTCGACGATGGCGCTTTCCACGGCCCTCGGTGCAATGCTGATCGACGGCGGGTTCGCGTCTAAAGTACTTTGCAGTGCATCCAGTCATCATGAGACAGCAGAGAGACAATACCGTTTTCCAAATGAGCAGGGCAACCAGAGAGCAATGTATGCCCAGTGGACGGTAACAGGAGCAGGCAGCATCCTTCTGGCTGCTCAAGGAGAAGGACCCAAAATCACAAGTGCAACGATTGGCAGGGTCTTAGACTACGGTGAAACCGATACCAATAATATGGGTGCGGCCATGGCGCCTGCTGTTGCCGACACCATCCTGAATCATCTTCAGGACCTCAGTCGTCAGCCGGATTATTATGATTTGATCATTACCGGAGATCTCGGGACGGTCGGGCTTCAACTCTTACTTGAGGTTTTGAAACGAAGCGGCCTGCAGCTGTCCAATAACTTCTCGGATTGCGGCGTGATGATTTACAGCAGCGAACAGGATACGCATGCCGGTGGGAGCGGGTGCGGCTGTTCCGCGGTCGTGCTGACAGGGCATCTCCTGAATAAATTGAAAAGCCGAGAACTGCAAAAAATCTTATTTGTCGGAAGCGGAAGCCTTCATAGTTCTGTATCATCCCAACAGGGTGAATCCATGCCGGCAATTGGTCATGCCGTGTCGATTGAAATGAGTTAA
- the spoVAE gene encoding stage V sporulation protein AE — protein sequence MLNNILSAFLVGGLLCVAGQLLMDLTKAKITPAHVLVGYVTGGVILGGLGLYEPLVRIGGAGATVPLSGFGYTLVKGAIEGAQSGGILGVLAGGVQAGATGIAVAVLFGYLTAIIFNPKG from the coding sequence ATGCTGAATAACATTCTATCTGCTTTTCTGGTTGGCGGACTTCTGTGCGTCGCCGGACAGCTGCTGATGGACCTGACGAAAGCCAAAATCACGCCGGCACATGTGCTGGTCGGGTACGTGACCGGCGGAGTTATTCTTGGCGGACTAGGGCTTTATGAACCTCTGGTTAGAATCGGAGGTGCCGGTGCAACCGTGCCGCTTTCCGGTTTTGGATATACGCTGGTCAAAGGTGCGATCGAAGGAGCACAAAGCGGCGGCATACTTGGGGTTCTGGCCGGCGGTGTTCAGGCCGGTGCAACAGGAATTGCTGTTGCGGTATTGTTCGGCTATCTGACAGCAATTATATTTAATCCGAAAGGTTGA